A genomic segment from Aegilops tauschii subsp. strangulata cultivar AL8/78 chromosome 1, Aet v6.0, whole genome shotgun sequence encodes:
- the LOC109766830 gene encoding uncharacterized protein gives MEVATVFLETSLGTRLAVSFPASATTVADLKRSVSDEHAAAFPHIGHIAVQAIKVKQGGSLYLLTDSMAVRDAFRGVTGAWHLQLQVHALPRPRPALHQQMPQVPHGCNCKCSSQPCVPACHQLECEEGSPTSRSFAANLGCRKRSACEMLTHQQAQLEATHTESESERAPPPREKHRAPAADSDSDFDFGLLSVHNEPCSSIAGNMCNAANSKQDAPCVEELNHVGDPCSEMQLEEKEVDSSSQQEAMQHNVEQKEPLTATLLCGGETRSNGTHLPPPCAADPTKEGDSSEEEAIKHKVEEKVCNSESSSNWTDPSPGDESMNEDDSSENEVMQHEAEEKEPWTDSVCKGGGSSHWNDPIEWTDAEQRAWEMALKKRRRPRTAVRKMPNSRAAKLYGYS, from the exons ATGGAGGTGGCGACGGTGTTCCTGGAGACGAGCCTGGGCACCCGCCTCGCCGTCTCATTCCCCGCCTCCGCCACCACCGTCGCCGACCTCAAGC GGAGCGTAAGCGATGAACACGCCGCAGCTTTCCCCCACATCGGCCACATCGCCGTCCAAGCCATCAAG GTGAAGCAGGGAGGCTCCTTGTACCTCCTCACCGACTCCATGGCCGTCCGGGATGCTTTCCGCGGGGTCACCGGCGCATGGCACCTCCAACTCCAGGTCCATGCTCTGCCTCGCCCTCGCCCTGCTCTTCATCAACAAATGCCTCAAGTGCCACACGGCTGTAACTGCAAATGTTCCTCTCAACCTTGTGTGCCTGCTTGCCACCAACTTGAGTGTGAGGAGGGGTCACCAACAAGCAGGAGCTTTGCTGCTAATTTGGGATGCCGAAAGAGATCGGCCTGTGAGATGCTCACTCATCAGCAGGCTCAACTTGAAGCCACCCACACTGAAAGTGAAAGTGAAAGGGCACCCCCACCCCGGGAGAAGCATAGGGCGCCTGCtgctgattctgattctgatttTGATTTTGGCCTTCTCTCTGTCCACAATGAACCATGCAGCAGCATAGCTGGGAACATGTGCAATGCTGCAAACAGCAAGCAAGATGCACCTTGTGTTGAGGAACTCAACCATGTTGGTGATCCTTGTTCAGAAATGCAACTTGAGGAAAAGGAAGTTGATTCTTCTTCACAACAAGAAGCAATGCAGCATAATGTTGAGCAAAAGGAGCCGCTGACAGCAACTTTGCTGTGCGGCGGCGAAACAAGAAGCAATGGCACTCATCTTCCACCACCTTGTGCCGCCGATCCCACCAAAGAAGGCGATTCTTCAGAAGAAGAAGCAATAAAACACAAAGTTGAAGAAAAAGTGTGCAACAGCGAAAGCAGCAGCAACTGGACTGACCCTTCACCTGGCGACGAGTCCATGAACGAAGATGATTCTTCAGAAAATGAAGTAATGCAACATGAAGCTGAGGAAAAGGAGCCATGGACTGACAGTGTATGCAAAGGGGGAGGAAGCAGCCACTGGAATGATCCAATTGAATGGACAGACGCAGAACAGAGGGCATGGGAGATGGCATTGAAGAAAAGAAGGCGGCCGAGGACCGCAGTGCGCAAAATGCCAAACAGTAGGGCAGCCAAGCTGTATGGCTACAG CTGA